In the genome of Myxococcus stipitatus, one region contains:
- a CDS encoding M57 family metalloprotease, translated as MTSRTHAPRFGWRLPAIGLASLGLLLGGCGPEAPEAEQDTLTTTPESTAAAFEEWRARHVVPTPEGHFLVEGDMRMLDMASIREYWASITGTPGALSVWRPGGVESAWNRTDRWNITYCIRPGDFGADYNRLVEFMHRAASGWEAAANVRFVHVVAQDSATCNRNNNTVKYNVERNFSFTGLSAGMGFPTFSRPTRFLELGPTSTWTDAELIAVLTHEFGHALGFVHEHDTAAGCGMVTTGTYRPLTCYDGRGAMHYPSQPGWLDPARKLNFISQWDIEGAQSLYEAPTQVLSTASGTVYARKRSTGDIYRRDALGWTVVGGPGQAFVAVGDTVYGQVPGRGPPVKFLGASWTTIGAAIGQIFPCAGTLCGTDPTTGNVVRYNAATNAWATIGGPGSRFAATTSAVYGIGPWQDDYTARWSGVGGSWSIVGGGASELIGGGTSMYRLTNVKDAIQRHDGGSTWTTIGGSGRSFVAVGSDVYGLRPDGSFIMKYNGTVWNSIHGPAAKIFSSNGYLLALNNDDTIERYNPATNTWTSLGKP; from the coding sequence ATGACGAGCAGGACTCACGCTCCGCGTTTCGGCTGGCGATTGCCAGCGATTGGCCTGGCCTCCCTGGGATTGCTGTTGGGTGGCTGCGGCCCCGAGGCCCCTGAAGCCGAGCAGGACACGCTCACCACCACGCCGGAGAGCACCGCCGCCGCCTTCGAGGAGTGGCGCGCCAGGCACGTCGTCCCCACGCCGGAAGGGCACTTCCTGGTCGAGGGCGACATGCGCATGCTCGACATGGCCTCCATCCGTGAGTACTGGGCGAGCATCACCGGGACGCCTGGCGCGCTCTCCGTGTGGCGCCCGGGGGGCGTCGAGTCCGCGTGGAACCGCACCGACCGCTGGAACATCACGTACTGCATCCGGCCGGGCGACTTCGGCGCGGACTACAACCGCCTGGTGGAGTTCATGCATCGCGCGGCGTCCGGCTGGGAGGCCGCCGCCAACGTGCGCTTCGTCCACGTCGTGGCGCAGGACTCCGCCACCTGCAATCGCAACAACAACACCGTCAAGTACAACGTCGAGCGCAACTTCAGCTTCACCGGCCTGTCCGCCGGCATGGGCTTCCCGACCTTCTCCCGCCCGACGCGCTTCCTCGAGCTCGGCCCCACCTCCACGTGGACCGACGCCGAGCTCATCGCGGTGCTCACGCACGAGTTCGGCCACGCCCTGGGCTTCGTGCACGAGCACGACACCGCCGCGGGCTGCGGCATGGTGACCACGGGCACCTATCGTCCGCTCACCTGCTACGACGGGCGCGGCGCCATGCACTACCCCTCGCAGCCGGGGTGGCTCGACCCGGCCCGCAAGCTGAACTTCATCTCGCAGTGGGACATCGAGGGCGCGCAGTCGCTCTACGAGGCGCCCACCCAGGTGCTCAGCACCGCCAGCGGCACCGTGTACGCGCGCAAGCGCTCCACGGGCGACATCTACCGGCGCGATGCGCTCGGCTGGACGGTGGTGGGCGGCCCGGGCCAGGCCTTCGTCGCGGTGGGTGACACGGTCTACGGACAGGTTCCGGGTCGGGGCCCGCCGGTGAAGTTCCTGGGCGCCAGCTGGACGACCATCGGTGCTGCCATCGGGCAGATCTTCCCGTGCGCCGGAACGCTCTGCGGCACGGACCCGACGACCGGCAACGTCGTCCGGTACAACGCGGCCACCAACGCGTGGGCCACCATCGGCGGCCCGGGCTCGCGCTTCGCCGCGACCACGTCGGCGGTGTATGGCATTGGCCCCTGGCAGGATGACTACACCGCGCGCTGGAGCGGCGTGGGCGGCTCGTGGTCCATCGTCGGCGGTGGAGCGAGCGAGCTCATCGGCGGTGGCACCAGCATGTACCGGCTGACCAACGTCAAGGACGCCATCCAGCGCCATGACGGTGGCTCGACGTGGACGACCATCGGCGGCTCCGGCAGGAGCTTCGTGGCCGTGGGCAGCGACGTCTACGGCCTGCGTCCGGATGGCTCGTTCATCATGAAGTACAACGGCACGGTGTGGAACTCCATCCACGGCCCCGCGGCCAAGATCTTCAGCTCGAACGGCTACCTCCTCGCGCTGAACAACGACGACACCATCGAGCGCTACAACCCCGCCACCAACACCTGGACGAGCCTCGGCAAGCCCTGA
- a CDS encoding helix-turn-helix transcriptional regulator, with protein sequence MSALERLKGTVFASGARTLYVGPLVATARHSHHATQVVVAPEGVDLEDGAHRRIRVRAAVIPPHMPHGHGACVHGAILFLDGDDLASRALARSAEPRCETWERTPLEVEVPRSPTPEQAQALIASVLSALDLYQPPGPRHPATRRMGAALDSSEPVDLARLSLEAGLSPRQMRHAFARDFGLPMRAYVRWRRLRRAIAAVEEGASLSAAALSAGFADSAHLTRVFREQFGMTPSQGLSSITWRTLD encoded by the coding sequence TTGAGCGCGCTGGAACGGCTGAAGGGGACAGTGTTCGCGTCTGGGGCGCGGACGCTCTATGTCGGGCCGCTGGTGGCTACGGCGCGGCACTCGCACCACGCGACCCAGGTCGTCGTCGCGCCGGAGGGCGTGGACCTGGAGGATGGCGCCCACCGGCGTATCCGCGTCCGCGCGGCGGTCATTCCCCCGCACATGCCCCATGGACACGGTGCGTGTGTGCATGGGGCCATCTTGTTCCTGGATGGGGACGACCTGGCGAGCCGCGCACTCGCTCGGAGTGCCGAGCCTCGATGCGAGACGTGGGAGCGGACTCCGCTCGAGGTGGAGGTTCCTCGGAGCCCGACGCCAGAGCAGGCGCAGGCGCTCATCGCGTCTGTCCTTTCCGCCCTCGACCTCTATCAGCCCCCGGGGCCGCGACATCCGGCGACGCGGAGGATGGGGGCCGCGCTCGACAGCTCGGAGCCCGTCGACCTCGCGAGGCTCTCGCTCGAGGCGGGACTCTCACCTCGGCAGATGCGCCATGCATTCGCTCGGGACTTCGGGCTCCCGATGCGTGCGTATGTGAGGTGGAGGCGGCTGCGTCGAGCCATCGCCGCGGTGGAGGAGGGCGCGAGCCTGAGCGCCGCCGCGCTCTCCGCCGGGTTCGCGGACAGCGCTCACCTGACCCGCGTCTTCCGTGAGCAGTTCGGTATGACGCCCTCTCAGGGGCTCAGCTCCATCACGTGGCGGACGCTCGACTGA
- a CDS encoding SRPBCC family protein, with product MASLRKDITTRATPERVWDAIRDIGALHTRLVPGFVLDTRLEPGARVVTFANGSVVREPIVSVNEEERRLVWGAEGGPTTHYNGAVQVFAEGSGSRVVWTADFLPHEAGAVVGPMMEAGMAAMQKALDGTAA from the coding sequence ATGGCTTCCCTTCGCAAGGACATCACGACGCGTGCCACACCCGAGAGAGTGTGGGACGCCATCCGGGACATTGGCGCCCTCCACACCCGGCTGGTGCCCGGGTTCGTGCTCGACACGCGACTCGAGCCAGGGGCGCGCGTCGTGACGTTCGCCAACGGCTCGGTGGTCCGAGAGCCCATCGTGTCGGTCAACGAGGAGGAGCGGCGGCTCGTGTGGGGCGCGGAAGGCGGGCCGACGACGCACTACAACGGCGCGGTCCAGGTCTTCGCGGAGGGCTCGGGGAGCCGGGTCGTGTGGACCGCGGACTTCCTGCCGCACGAGGCGGGTGCTGTCGTTGGCCCGATGATGGAGGCCGGCATGGCCGCGATGCAGAAGGCGCTCGACGGCACCGCGGCCTGA